One region of Zingiber officinale cultivar Zhangliang chromosome 7B, Zo_v1.1, whole genome shotgun sequence genomic DNA includes:
- the LOC122005304 gene encoding ABC transporter G family member 25-like produces the protein MPSDREHERNGVVVGPRMDSVLSGSCFPLTLQFIDVSYRVKLDPSAATGGGGFKRMLTAGGGGDGSASDERIILNGISGMVPPGELLAVLGPSGSGKSTLLSILAGRMQGKHSGAVLANGRRLARPALRLTGFVTQDDVLYPHLTVRETLLFCAFLRLPRTLSKAEKASAVEAVMAELGLSKCADTAVGGPFVRGISGGERKRVSIGHEMLVNPSLLVLDEPTSGLDSTAASKLVATLGGLARKGRTVITSIHQPASRVYQMFDSVLLLSEGNCLYSGKAKDAMDYFATVGFPPKFHVNPADFMLDLANGISQTEYQVDAEKSTVRQSLISSYNQVLAPKVKARLTGAAADANQSGRELFAEKEKKDKSRISWFSQFSILLRRSLKERRHESFNTLRVVQVMAAAVLSGSMWWHSSLSDVQDRLGLLFFIAIFWGVFPSFNSVFTFPQERAIFLKERASGMYSLSSYFMARTAGDLPMELILPTVFTLVLYWMAGLRTEPAAFLLTLAVILGYVLVAQGLGLALGAAIMDAKQASTISTVTMLAFLLTGGFYVQHIPNFLAWVKYVSFTFYGYKLLINIQYRGHELDSFLGSSTHYGTRIDSSKCIVALAVMLVGYRVLAYLALRRIKA, from the exons ATGCCTTCTGATCGAGAGCATGAACGGAATGGAGTCGTCGTCGGTCCGAGAATGGACTCCGTTCTCTCCGGCTCTTGCTTCCCTCTCACTCTACAA TTTATTGACGTATCGTACCGCGTGAAGCTCGATCCTTCGGCGGCCACCGGCGGCGGAGGATTCAAGCGCATGTTGACCGCCGGCGGCGGCGGAGACGGATCTGCCTCCGATGAGAGGATTATTCTTAACGGGATAAGCGGCATGGTGCCTCCCGGCGAGTTGCTCGCTGTCCTGGGCCCTTCCGGGAGCGGAAAGTCTACTCTTTTGAGCATCCTCGCCGGCCGGATGCAGGGGAAGCACTCGGGCGCGGTGCTCGCCAACGGCCGCCGGCTCGCGCGGCCGGCCCTGCGACTGACCGGCTTCGTGACGCAGGACGACGTGCTGTACCCGCATTTGACGGTGCGGGAGACGCTGCTGTTCTGCGCTTTTCTCCGCCTGCCGCGGACGCTGTCGAAGGCGGAGAAGGCGTCGGCGGTGGAGGCGGTGATGGCGGAGCTGGGGCTGAGCAAGTGCGCGGACACGGCCGTCGGCGGGCCCTTCGTGCGCGGCATCTCCGGCGGGGAGAGGAAGCGGGTCAGCATCGGCCACGAGATGCTGGTGAACCCGAGCCTTCTGGTCCTCGACGAGCCCACCTCGGGGCTGGACTCCACGGCGGCAAGCAAGCTGGTGGCCACCCTCGGCGGCCTGGCCAGGAAAGGAAGGACGGTGATAACGTCGATTCACCAGCCGGCCAGCCGCGTCTACCAGATGTTCGACTCGGTGCTTCTCCTCTCGGAGGGCAATTGTTTGTACTCCGGCAAGGCCAAAGACGCCATGGACTACTTCGCCACCGTCGGCTTTCCTCCAAAGTTCCACGTTAACCCCGCCGACTTCATGCTCGACTTAGCCAACG GCATCAGTCAAACAGAGTATCAAGTGGATGCAGAGAAGTCAACGGTCAGGCAATCTCTAATCTCATCTTACAACCAAGTGTTGGCGCCTAAAGTCAAAGCCCGGTTGACTGGCGCAGCTGCGGATGCAAACCAGAGCG GGCGAGAATTGTTCgctgagaaggagaagaaagacaagagCAGGATCAGCTGGTTTAGCCAGTTCAGCATCCTCCTCCGCCGGAGCCTCAAGGAGAGGCGCCACGAGTCGTTCAACACCCTCCGGGTGGTGCAAGTGATGGCGGCCGCGGTGCTCTCGGGCTCGATGTGGTGGCACTCGAGCCTCAGCGACGTCCAGGACCGGCTCGGCCTCCTCTTCTTCATCGCCATCTTCTGGGGCGTCTTCCCCTCCTTCAACTCCGTCTTCACATTCCCGCAGGAGCGCGCCATCTTCCTCAAGGAGCGCGCCTCCGGCATGTACAGCCTCTCCTCCTACTTCATGGCGCGCACCGCCGGCGACCTCCCGATGGAGCTCATCCTTCCCACCGTCTTCACCCTGGTACTCTATTGGATGGCGGGGCTACGGACGGAACCGGCGGCGTTCCTGCTCACTCTCGCCGTCATCCTCGGCTACGTGCTGGTGGCGCAAGGCCTGGGGCTGGCGCTGGGGGCGGCGATCATGGACGCGAAGCAGGCGTCGACGATATCGACGGTGACGATGCTGGCGTTCCTGCTCACCGGTGGGTTCTACGTGCAGCACATCCCCAATTTCTTGGCGTGGGTCAAGTACGTCTCCTTCACCTTCTACGGCTACAAGCTGCTCATCAATATCCAGTACAGAGGCCACGAATTGGACTCCTTCCTCGGATCGTCGACGCACTACGGAACGCGAATCGATTCCTCCAAGTGCATTGTCGCACTGGCCGTCATGCTCGTAGGGTACAGAGTCTTGGCCTACCTAGCTCTCAGGCGCATCAAGGCCTGA
- the LOC122005303 gene encoding protein EI24 homolog isoform X1, protein MPLAMDAAGFLWLAGFKEACSLRRVAIFCSRSRILLIRTGQCFLLNGFIFLGSLFILKSVVIPTLLWILPDQYEQFNAEHLYDHKAVMPFYALLRSILIELVYIFWFYPLYIFSFVLSTLWYNDIAKHAFEVLKSKESTTQAYGKNELTESQSISTTEIPGGFEGVCLGIGEQIYSILLLTLFFIEVFATGFIPYFGKAINFLLLSWMYAYYCFEYKWNYSNVALNRRLDFFESNWPFFAGFGSPCVIPIFFFSPLVSYGVMAILYPLFVLTAAGTQSEQVISSIRSFKGGPKKLPIFYAANKIAMSILQLLPEPSKTS, encoded by the exons ATGCCTCTGGCGATGGATGCCGCGGGTTTCCTTTGGCTCGCGGGATTCAAAGAAGCTTGCTCTCTCCGTAGAGTCGCAATCTTCTGTTCTAG ATCTCGGATATTGTTGATCAGAACTGGCCAGTGCTTCCTCTTGAACGGGTTTATTTTTCTGGGAAG TTTATTTATTCTGAAATCCGTGGTCATCCCAACTCTTCTGTGGATACTACCTGATCAGTATGAACAATTTAATGCAGAGCATCTTTATGATCACAAAGCTGTTATGCCATTCTATGCCTTGTTACGCTCCATCCTAATTGAACTTGTCTAT ATTTTCTGGTTCTACCCTCTGTACATCTTCAGCTTTGTTCTAAGCACATTATG GTACAATGATATTGCCAAGCATGCTTTTGAAGTGCTGAAAAGTAAAGAATCAACAACACAAGCATATGGAAAAAATGAACTAACAGAATCCCAGAGCATTAGTACTACAGAGATACCAGGGGGGTTTGAAGG TGTGTGTCTTGGAATTGGCGAGCAGATTTATTCCATCCTTTTGTTGACCCTCTTTTTCATAGAG GTTTTTGCAACAGGTTTCATTCCTTATTTTGGCAAGGCAATAAATTTTCTGCTTCTTTCCTGGATGTATGCTTACTACTGTTTTGA GTACAAGTGGAACTATTCTAATGTAGCCTTGAATAGAAGACTCGATTTTTTTGAGTCCAACTGGCCATTTTTTGCAGGATTTG GTAGCCCATGCGTTATTCcaattttcttcttttctccCCTTGTCAGCTATGGGGTGATGGCTATTCTCTATCCGCTG TTTGTTTTGACAGCAGCAGGCACCCAATCAGAGCAAGTTATTAGTTCAATAAGATCATTTAAAGGAGGGCCAAAAAAGCTTCCGATATTCTATGCTGCAAATAAGATAGC GATGTCAATTCTGCAATTACTACCAGAGCCAAGCAAGACGAGTTGA
- the LOC122005303 gene encoding protein EI24 homolog isoform X3, which produces MPLAMDAAGFLWLAGFKEACSLRRVAIFCSRSRILLIRTGQCFLLNGFIFLGSLFILKSVVIPTLLWILPDQYEQFNAEHLYDHKAVMPFYALLRSILIELVYIFWFYPLYIFSFVLSTLWYNDIAKHAFEVLKSKESTTQAYGKNELTESQSISTTEIPGGFEGVCLGIGEQIYSILLLTLFFIEVFATGFIPYFGKAINFLLLSWMYAYYCFEYKWNYSNVALNRRLDFFESNWPFFAGFGSPCVIPIFFFSPLVSYGVMAILYPLFVLTAAGTQSEQVISSIRSFKGGPKKLPIFYAANKIA; this is translated from the exons ATGCCTCTGGCGATGGATGCCGCGGGTTTCCTTTGGCTCGCGGGATTCAAAGAAGCTTGCTCTCTCCGTAGAGTCGCAATCTTCTGTTCTAG ATCTCGGATATTGTTGATCAGAACTGGCCAGTGCTTCCTCTTGAACGGGTTTATTTTTCTGGGAAG TTTATTTATTCTGAAATCCGTGGTCATCCCAACTCTTCTGTGGATACTACCTGATCAGTATGAACAATTTAATGCAGAGCATCTTTATGATCACAAAGCTGTTATGCCATTCTATGCCTTGTTACGCTCCATCCTAATTGAACTTGTCTAT ATTTTCTGGTTCTACCCTCTGTACATCTTCAGCTTTGTTCTAAGCACATTATG GTACAATGATATTGCCAAGCATGCTTTTGAAGTGCTGAAAAGTAAAGAATCAACAACACAAGCATATGGAAAAAATGAACTAACAGAATCCCAGAGCATTAGTACTACAGAGATACCAGGGGGGTTTGAAGG TGTGTGTCTTGGAATTGGCGAGCAGATTTATTCCATCCTTTTGTTGACCCTCTTTTTCATAGAG GTTTTTGCAACAGGTTTCATTCCTTATTTTGGCAAGGCAATAAATTTTCTGCTTCTTTCCTGGATGTATGCTTACTACTGTTTTGA GTACAAGTGGAACTATTCTAATGTAGCCTTGAATAGAAGACTCGATTTTTTTGAGTCCAACTGGCCATTTTTTGCAGGATTTG GTAGCCCATGCGTTATTCcaattttcttcttttctccCCTTGTCAGCTATGGGGTGATGGCTATTCTCTATCCGCTG TTTGTTTTGACAGCAGCAGGCACCCAATCAGAGCAAGTTATTAGTTCAATAAGATCATTTAAAGGAGGGCCAAAAAAGCTTCCGATATTCTATGCTGCAAATAAGATAGCGTAA
- the LOC122005303 gene encoding protein EI24 homolog isoform X2, giving the protein MPLAMDAAGFLWLAGFKEACSLRRVAIFCSRSRILLIRTGQCFLLNGFIFLGSLFILKSVVIPTLLWILPDQYEQFNAEHLYDHKAVMPFYALLRSILIELVYIFWFYPLYIFSFVLSTLWYNDIAKHAFEVLKSKESTTQAYGKNELTESQSISTTEIPGGFEGVCLGIGEQIYSILLLTLFFIEVFATGFIPYFGKAINFLLLSWMYKWNYSNVALNRRLDFFESNWPFFAGFGSPCVIPIFFFSPLVSYGVMAILYPLFVLTAAGTQSEQVISSIRSFKGGPKKLPIFYAANKIAMSILQLLPEPSKTS; this is encoded by the exons ATGCCTCTGGCGATGGATGCCGCGGGTTTCCTTTGGCTCGCGGGATTCAAAGAAGCTTGCTCTCTCCGTAGAGTCGCAATCTTCTGTTCTAG ATCTCGGATATTGTTGATCAGAACTGGCCAGTGCTTCCTCTTGAACGGGTTTATTTTTCTGGGAAG TTTATTTATTCTGAAATCCGTGGTCATCCCAACTCTTCTGTGGATACTACCTGATCAGTATGAACAATTTAATGCAGAGCATCTTTATGATCACAAAGCTGTTATGCCATTCTATGCCTTGTTACGCTCCATCCTAATTGAACTTGTCTAT ATTTTCTGGTTCTACCCTCTGTACATCTTCAGCTTTGTTCTAAGCACATTATG GTACAATGATATTGCCAAGCATGCTTTTGAAGTGCTGAAAAGTAAAGAATCAACAACACAAGCATATGGAAAAAATGAACTAACAGAATCCCAGAGCATTAGTACTACAGAGATACCAGGGGGGTTTGAAGG TGTGTGTCTTGGAATTGGCGAGCAGATTTATTCCATCCTTTTGTTGACCCTCTTTTTCATAGAG GTTTTTGCAACAGGTTTCATTCCTTATTTTGGCAAGGCAATAAATTTTCTGCTTCTTTCCTGGAT GTACAAGTGGAACTATTCTAATGTAGCCTTGAATAGAAGACTCGATTTTTTTGAGTCCAACTGGCCATTTTTTGCAGGATTTG GTAGCCCATGCGTTATTCcaattttcttcttttctccCCTTGTCAGCTATGGGGTGATGGCTATTCTCTATCCGCTG TTTGTTTTGACAGCAGCAGGCACCCAATCAGAGCAAGTTATTAGTTCAATAAGATCATTTAAAGGAGGGCCAAAAAAGCTTCCGATATTCTATGCTGCAAATAAGATAGC GATGTCAATTCTGCAATTACTACCAGAGCCAAGCAAGACGAGTTGA
- the LOC122005303 gene encoding protein EI24 homolog isoform X4 gives MPFYALLRSILIELVYIFWFYPLYIFSFVLSTLWYNDIAKHAFEVLKSKESTTQAYGKNELTESQSISTTEIPGGFEGVCLGIGEQIYSILLLTLFFIEVFATGFIPYFGKAINFLLLSWMYAYYCFEYKWNYSNVALNRRLDFFESNWPFFAGFGSPCVIPIFFFSPLVSYGVMAILYPLFVLTAAGTQSEQVISSIRSFKGGPKKLPIFYAANKIAMSILQLLPEPSKTS, from the exons ATGCCATTCTATGCCTTGTTACGCTCCATCCTAATTGAACTTGTCTAT ATTTTCTGGTTCTACCCTCTGTACATCTTCAGCTTTGTTCTAAGCACATTATG GTACAATGATATTGCCAAGCATGCTTTTGAAGTGCTGAAAAGTAAAGAATCAACAACACAAGCATATGGAAAAAATGAACTAACAGAATCCCAGAGCATTAGTACTACAGAGATACCAGGGGGGTTTGAAGG TGTGTGTCTTGGAATTGGCGAGCAGATTTATTCCATCCTTTTGTTGACCCTCTTTTTCATAGAG GTTTTTGCAACAGGTTTCATTCCTTATTTTGGCAAGGCAATAAATTTTCTGCTTCTTTCCTGGATGTATGCTTACTACTGTTTTGA GTACAAGTGGAACTATTCTAATGTAGCCTTGAATAGAAGACTCGATTTTTTTGAGTCCAACTGGCCATTTTTTGCAGGATTTG GTAGCCCATGCGTTATTCcaattttcttcttttctccCCTTGTCAGCTATGGGGTGATGGCTATTCTCTATCCGCTG TTTGTTTTGACAGCAGCAGGCACCCAATCAGAGCAAGTTATTAGTTCAATAAGATCATTTAAAGGAGGGCCAAAAAAGCTTCCGATATTCTATGCTGCAAATAAGATAGC GATGTCAATTCTGCAATTACTACCAGAGCCAAGCAAGACGAGTTGA